One Gemmatimonadota bacterium DNA window includes the following coding sequences:
- a CDS encoding FtsX-like permease family protein, with amino-acid sequence VTLKESMVGDIRPTLWLLLGTVGFVLLIAVANVANLFLVRTEEGHRERALRAALGADAGRLARGYLSETLLIGGLAAGLGIGIAAVAVRVLRLRAPVNVPRLSEVGLDPAVVGVALAAALLAAVLLALIPMLRRRGDLGLDLKERAGRTTAGRDRLRGRNVLVAAQVALALILLIASGLLFRTFQELRAVDLGFSEREGLTFDIGLPGLRYGTRAHAASFHRDLLARIGSLPGVEVAAAIGQCLPLTGHMCWGEIMEAEGFPTPEGQVPPVIGARVATTEYFRALGIPVRGRTFTSADEAEGGEWVAILSEAGASAYFPGTDALGRRIRFDGEGSPWYRVVGIASDVRGRVATEEFTRTIYLPLRPDVEDGPPPHTVAYVVSTSILPGGIAGGVRRAVADLDPTIPLANVRTVEELIAAATAPTAFALVLIGLAAAIALLLGAVGVYAVVAYAVSRRTVEIGVRMALGAGTGDVRRMVVRQGGGVVLAGVAAGLAGALLLTRLMEGMLFGVSALDPASYALLTALMLGVAAPALYLPARRASQVNPLEALRSE; translated from the coding sequence CCGCACTGGGCGCGGACGCCGGCCGCCTTGCCCGTGGCTACCTCTCGGAGACCTTGCTGATCGGCGGGTTGGCGGCCGGGCTCGGGATCGGCATCGCGGCGGTGGCGGTCCGCGTCCTCCGGCTGCGCGCGCCCGTGAATGTGCCACGCCTTTCGGAGGTGGGTCTCGACCCGGCGGTGGTCGGAGTCGCGTTGGCCGCGGCCCTCCTCGCCGCTGTGCTGCTGGCGCTGATCCCGATGCTGCGGCGCCGGGGCGACCTGGGCCTCGATCTGAAGGAGCGGGCGGGTCGAACGACGGCGGGACGGGACCGCCTCCGGGGTCGCAACGTCCTGGTCGCGGCGCAGGTGGCCCTCGCGCTGATCCTCCTGATCGCCTCCGGGCTCCTGTTCCGGACATTCCAGGAGCTGCGGGCGGTGGACCTCGGTTTCTCCGAGCGGGAGGGACTCACGTTCGACATCGGGCTTCCGGGCTTGCGCTACGGAACCCGCGCGCACGCGGCGTCGTTCCACCGAGATCTGCTTGCGCGAATCGGCAGCCTGCCGGGCGTCGAGGTGGCGGCCGCCATCGGCCAGTGCCTTCCCCTGACCGGCCACATGTGCTGGGGCGAGATCATGGAGGCCGAGGGATTCCCGACGCCGGAGGGCCAGGTCCCGCCCGTGATCGGTGCCCGGGTCGCAACGACGGAATACTTCCGCGCCCTGGGCATCCCCGTACGGGGCCGGACCTTCACCTCCGCGGACGAGGCGGAGGGCGGAGAGTGGGTCGCGATCCTGAGCGAGGCCGGCGCGAGCGCCTACTTCCCGGGGACGGACGCGCTGGGCCGGCGGATCCGGTTCGACGGCGAGGGCAGTCCGTGGTACAGGGTGGTCGGAATCGCGTCCGACGTGCGCGGTCGCGTGGCGACGGAGGAATTCACCCGCACGATCTATCTCCCCCTGCGACCTGACGTGGAGGACGGCCCGCCGCCGCACACGGTGGCCTACGTCGTCTCGACCTCCATCCTCCCGGGCGGCATTGCCGGCGGCGTGCGCCGGGCCGTGGCCGATCTCGATCCGACGATTCCGCTAGCGAACGTGAGGACGGTGGAAGAGTTGATCGCGGCCGCGACGGCGCCGACGGCCTTCGCCCTCGTCCTCATCGGCCTGGCCGCGGCCATCGCGCTGCTGCTCGGCGCCGTGGGGGTCTACGCCGTCGTGGCGTACGCGGTGAGCCGGCGTACCGTGGAGATCGGCGTCCGGATGGCCCTCGGCGCGGGGACGGGCGATGTCCGACGGATGGTGGTCCGGCAGGGGGGCGGCGTGGTGCTGGCGGGGGTCGCCGCCGGTCTCGCGGGAGCGCTCCTCCTGACCCGCCTCATGGAGGGCATGCTCTTTGGCGTGAGCGCGTTGGACCCGGCCAGCTACGCGCTCCTGACGGCCCTCATGCTCGGCGTGGCCGCGCCGGCGCTCTACCTGCCCGCCCGGCGGGCGTCACAGGTGAATCCGCTGGAAGCGCTGCGAAGCGAGTAG